The genomic window GGCAAATCCATAAAATTAAGCAATACAATTAGAGAATAACAAATGTGATACTTTGACGCAGTGGCTTATACATTAATATCTAGTTATCAATTAATGTTAATATAATTAATAACCAAACTTAAAATATTATGCTGATTAGTGACCAGAGCTGGAGACCATAGTTTTTATAACAACAAAGGTATTTATACTTACACTACTTTAAAAACGAATTGGATGCTTAGTAAAAGTGAAAAAGAAACAGACCTGGGTTATACAAATGAAACAAATTAAACAATAGCCTATAACTATAAAAAAGATATTCTCCAGCGAAGTGTGTAAGTTAAAAAGTTAGGCTTGGATTTTATAATCTGAGCCTTTTTTCAAAAATAAGTATAAATTGATTGAGAACAATACCCCAATTTTGGATAGGCATCGTCCATTTTTTAGCAGCTTCTTTTAATGCCATCCACTGATTTTATTACGGCATCATCGGTAGGAAAGGACATTTTATTTTTGGTGTATTTACGGATTTTTCCGTTGAGATTTTCAATTAAATTAATGGTATAAATGATTTTTCGGATTTCGAGAGGAAATTCAAAGAATACGGTCAACTCATCCCAATTGTTTCGCCAGGATTGGATAGCATAAGAATATTTACTTTCCCATTTGTCTGCAAAATCACCCAGAGCTGCTTCAGTTGCTTGTTTTGTTGGAGCTGTGTAAATATGTTTCATATCGGCAGGAAATTCTTTTCTGTCCTTCCAAACTACATATTTGCAGGCATTTCTGATTTGATGAACCACACAAATTTGGGTTTGAGATTCAGGAAAAACAGAACGGATAGTCTGGGTAAATCCGTTTAGATTATCGGTGGCGGTGATGAGAATATCTTCTACACCACGGGCTTTTAAATCCATGAGAACGCCCATCCAGAAAGCTGAACTTTCATTTTTTGCAAGCCACATTCCTAACACCTCCTTTCTCCCGTCACGGTTTAACCCCACAGCCAGATAAACGGTTTTATTAATGACTTTGGAGTTTTCCCTTACCTTGAAAACAATGCCATCCATCCAAACAATGAGATACAAATCTTCAAGCGGGCGGTTTTGCCAATTCACCACTTCACTTGCAATAGCATTGGTTATTCGTGATATGGTGGAAGTAGAAACCTCAAAATCATACATCTCACGGATCTGTTCTTCAATGTCTGATACGCTCATTCCTTTGGCATAGAATGAGATGATGATGTTTTCCAAACCATCGATAATGTTGTGCCTTTTGGGAACTAATGCGGGCTCAAAATTTCCTTCACGATCTCTGGGAACTTTAATTTCAGACTCTCCAAACGACGACTTTATTTTCTTGCTTCCGTGACCGTTTCGGTAATTTCCAGTGGGTAGATTTCTAATGTTTCTCATTATCCAGATGAGAGTCCAGTTCTGCATCAAGCATATGCTCTACAGCTCGTTTGTGCATTTCTTTGAAGAAAGAAATTAAGTCTTCTCTATTTTTAAAGGACTTATAGAAATCCTTGTTGTTTAATAATTCTTCTTTGTCCATCATAAACTATGTAGGTTTAAAATTAATAAAAAGTTATTTCCGTAAAATTTTTTGAGCTATAAGGGCTCAAAATTTTCCAGAATAACTTTTTAACTTACACAGTTAGTGAAACACTACCCACTTAATCTTACAATAATTTGCATATTAACATAGAACATCGGGGTTGTAAACTCTTTTTTGATTGCATTTCGATGAACTTATTTTGGTTTAGATTTCCTAATGAAGCATGAGGTCTGTAATATATCATCTAGAAGAACGAGTATTTCCTCTCTTTTAATTAACATTTTAGACACTTTTTAAAAACTGATCTAAGCTAGAATTTTTATCGAGACCTATTTTTGTTTTTATTTTTGTCTTATATACTCTTATAGTATTTGGAGTTGTATTTTCAAAAGAAGCAATTTCCTTTGAAGAAAGCTCAAGTCTAAAGTAGACACAGAGTTTCAATTCGTATTTTGTCAGACGTGAAAATTGCAGTGAAAGTTTTTTGATAAAATGTTCATTTTGTAAAGAACTCTCTGTTAACAAATCATAATCCCTTTTGTCGATGTCAAGTAGGTTTGTTACTTTCAGCAGAAGATCTTTTAAGATCTGCTCTGGTTCTTGAATTCTAAGTTTTTTTAAATTTTTTAAACTTTCAAGAAAAGCTTTCTCCGTTTCCATTTTAAGATTAAGTCTTAAATATAAATTCTTTAGTTTCTGATCCTGAATTTCTAGATCTTGCTCAAGAAGTTTCTTATTATCTTCAAGGATAATTTTTTGGTTCTCCATCAACTCTCGTTCTTTTTTATTATGAGTAATAATATATATAATGATAGTTGCAGATAAAATAATGGAAAGGAAGAAAACCAATTTAAGCAAAAAGCTTCTTTTTTTTTCATAATCATATTTTTGATTTACATTTTTTATAATATATTGATTAAGTAGATCAGAGGTTTCCATGTGACTTTTCTCTACCTGAGCCTTGTACTGGTCATTCAGTTTGATACCTTTTTCAGAAAATATTTTTAAATTTTGAAAATCATTATGATTCGCGTAATAAATTTGAATAAATTTGTTAGCTTGTATCTTGTCTTGTATTGTTACTAATTCTTCCTCTTTTTTGATCAGATATACAATAAGTTCTTTGAGACCTTGATGGTCGTTTGTCAGAGTAAGCAAATTAAATAATCTTTTGCTAGGACCCATAATTTCATTTAGAAAATTGCCGCTCTTGTCAAAATTGAATTCGGCATTATATAATTCTTTTGCTTTGTCATAATTTTTGAGTTCCATATAATAATCTCCTAGGTTTCCTAGTATATAATATAAAAAAAGATCATCTTCTGCAACTTTATTTTTCTTTTCCTTTAATAATTGTATTGCCCTATTGGTCTCCTTAATAGCTAAATTTGTTTTCCCTAATTTGTAATAACACAATGCAAAATTATTATGCATTGAGGCTATAAAAAGAATATTGTTTTTATCAAGGGCTTTTAAAGATTTATTAAAATAGATTAATGCTTTGTTGTAATCTTTAGATTTATAGTAATATCTACCTTTTTGATGATACAAGTGAGGAAGAAAATATTTCTTTTTTGATTTTTCATCAAGGCATATAGCTTTATTCAGAAATTCTAGAGAGAGTTCAGGAGAAGTATTTTCGTATTGGATGGAAAGATGGTAATTACATACGATAGAAATATAATTGTATTGACCATTGTTTATTTGGATAAGTTTATATAGCAATAGTTGCTTTTTTTTATTATAATTATTTTGATAAAGGGAAAGTTCTACAAATTTGCTGCTTATTAGATACTGATTAGTTTTAAATTCTTTATATTTTTTAAGCTCTCGGTCATAAATAGCTTTGATCCTTTCCGGTTGGTGTTCATCAACGGCTATGGAAACTTCTTGATTAATATCAAAAAAATATTGATTAAGTTCATTTTGAGGACGTGTGCAAGAATTAAATGTCAACATTCCGATCAGAAATAATAAAATTTTCTTCATAATGTTATTTTTACAGTTTTTACAAATTTAATTATTTATGCTGCTTCATATTGCTTATAATAAACTGTTATGCATGATTTAAAATTAAAAATAAATAGTTTTTTAG from Chryseobacterium wanjuense includes these protein-coding regions:
- a CDS encoding tetratricopeptide repeat protein; amino-acid sequence: MKKILLFLIGMLTFNSCTRPQNELNQYFFDINQEVSIAVDEHQPERIKAIYDRELKKYKEFKTNQYLISSKFVELSLYQNNYNKKKQLLLYKLIQINNGQYNYISIVCNYHLSIQYENTSPELSLEFLNKAICLDEKSKKKYFLPHLYHQKGRYYYKSKDYNKALIYFNKSLKALDKNNILFIASMHNNFALCYYKLGKTNLAIKETNRAIQLLKEKKNKVAEDDLFLYYILGNLGDYYMELKNYDKAKELYNAEFNFDKSGNFLNEIMGPSKRLFNLLTLTNDHQGLKELIVYLIKKEEELVTIQDKIQANKFIQIYYANHNDFQNLKIFSEKGIKLNDQYKAQVEKSHMETSDLLNQYIIKNVNQKYDYEKKRSFLLKLVFFLSIILSATIIIYIITHNKKERELMENQKIILEDNKKLLEQDLEIQDQKLKNLYLRLNLKMETEKAFLESLKNLKKLRIQEPEQILKDLLLKVTNLLDIDKRDYDLLTESSLQNEHFIKKLSLQFSRLTKYELKLCVYFRLELSSKEIASFENTTPNTIRVYKTKIKTKIGLDKNSSLDQFLKSV